The Platichthys flesus chromosome 8, fPlaFle2.1, whole genome shotgun sequence genome has a window encoding:
- the LOC133959221 gene encoding amyloid beta precursor protein binding family B member 2 isoform X1: MMSVQTPPLSRSGSSPSNVGLANRSSYNQLHGRDVIKESVETGSSSTLPKSRQRYAMTSVRSAMGISDNLSSKNQPVTRGRGLPTKSSSSSALYSSSSSSSLFNATNPKLAKNGANMQRRAESQQLELSRATTEGKIHNDLINNPTSDWVELGKENSQQSVIRRRTKSFLEYHGKGLDLDFNWGNKEEKEEKKQQPSPEKEQVSPNKERESQKEEKPSSKHTFPEEGEEVEPVVEEEEKEEYDPTPTIRQPLLPVVVEAPLSSTSSSSTSSPEWFPVNLHPLQNQAPAQVRGELCGQVQTVARSPAKPPRSSQPRVIKVELHPNNENQFLQQYPPSSPKQARAAERSPPARSRAPPPLPDPEHETGLPKVGLRMDLTPETPSGDEDSSWTTLSQETPSPQTPKETADVWSEGDLPPGWREISDSSEVYFWHIPTGTTQYHRPVASGNQQTSPDNESDTERDPQQESQDSLKPPIERPSSLISDSSVEPVPSPSGSCPSSSSSTPSDDVTSFGPILNAATCTAKELKDYPVYPDPSLKAFEGATLRYASLNLNPPAQLETVDLNNTFPNEEALSFPVRSLGWLEMAEQDLSEGRSSLAVHHCIRQLSYCRRDIRDSAGVWGEGKGMLLVLQDRMLTLVDPDDHSLLHSQPISSIRVWGVGRDHDRDFAYVARDKNTRVLKCHVFRCDTPAAAIATSLHEICSKIMAERKSAKAAAGSSSQTSTDVPLQEFPLPKTELVQKFHVLYLGMTSVSRPIGMDIINGAIEGLLSSSGKDDWTPVILSIADTTVAVIKEKEEDEEVVMECRVRFLSFMGVGRDVHTFAFIMDTGSQHFQCHIFWCDPNAGFVSEAVQAACVLRYQKCLVARPPSQRAGSSSSPSADSVSRRVTTSVKRGVQSLIDTLKTKKQPSELP, from the exons ATGATGTCAGTTCAAACCCCTCCGCTCTCCCGCTCCGGCTCCTCTCCTTCCAACGTGGGTCTGGCCAATCGCTCGTCGTACAACCAGTTGCACGGGCGTGATGTCATTAAGGAGTCAGTGGAAACCGGAAGTTCGTCCACTTTGCCGAAGAGCCGTCAGAGGTACGCAATGACCAGCGTGCGGAGCGCCATGGGGATCAGCGACAACTTGTCGTCCAAAAACCAACCTGTGACCAGAGGGAGAGGCCTCCCCACCAagtcctcctccagctcagccctctattcctcctcttcctcctcctcgctgtttAATGCAACCAACCCCAAGCTGGCCAAGAACGGAGCCAACATGCAGAGACGAGCTGAGAGCCAGCAGCTGGAACTCAGCAGGGCTACCACAGAGGGCAAAATACACAATGATCTCATAAATAACCCGACTTCTGATTGGGTAGAATTGGGGAAAGAAAACTCACAGCAGTCAGTGATCCGTAGACGCACCAAGAGCTTCTTGGAGTACCATGGGAAGGGCTTGGATCTAGACTTCAACTGGGGAaacaaggaggagaaggaggagaagaagcaacAGCCGTCTCCAGAGAAGGAGCAGGTTAGTCCcaacaaagagagggagagtcagaaggaggagaagccgAGCAGCAAGCATACCTTCCctgaagagggggaagaggtgGAACCagttgtggaggaggaggagaaagaggaataTGACCCCACACCTACCATAAGACAGCCCCTGCTGCCAGTGGTGGTGGAGGCCCCGctttcctccacttcctcctcttccaccagCAGCCCAGAGTGGTTCCCAGTCAACCTTCACCCCCTCCAGAACCAGGCTCCAGCCCAGGTCAGAGGCGAGCTCTGTGGTCAGGTTCAGACTGTTGCACGCAGTCCTGCTAAACCCCCCCGCAGCTCCCAACCCCGGGTGATCAAGGTGGAGCTGCACCCCAACAATGAGAACCAGTTCCTGCAACAGTACCCACCCTCCTCCCCTAAACAGGCccgagctgcagagaggagcccCCCTGCCAGAAGCCGAGCGCCCCCTCCTCTGCCGGACCCTGAACATGAGACTGGGCTCCCCAAAGTGGGCCTCAGAATGGACCTGACTCCTGAAACTCCATCAGGGGATGAAGACTCCAGCTGGACCACCCTGTCCCAGGAGACGCCGTCTCCTCAGACTCCCAAGGAGACAG CAGATGTATGGAGCGAGGGCGACCTGCCCCCAGGCTGGCGGGAGATCTCGGACTCATCAGAGGTCTATTTCTGGCACATCCCCACCGGCACCACGCAGTACCACCGACCGGTTGCCTCTGGCAACCAACAGACCTCACCTGACAACGAGTCTGACACTGAGCGCGACCCACAACAGGAATCACAGGACTCCCTCAAGCCCCCCATCGAG CGCCCCAGCAGTCTGATATCTGACAGCTCTGTTGAGCCCGTCCCCTCCCCCTCCGGCtcctgcccctcctcctcctcctccaccccctcagATGATGTCACCTCTTTTGGACCGATTCTCAACGCCGCCACCTGCACAGCCAAA GAGCTGAAGGACTATCCAGTCTATCCAGATCCCAGTCTGAAGGCGTTTGAGGGAGCCACCCTCCGCTATGCTTCACTTAACCTCAA CCCTCCAGCCCAATTAGAGACGGTGGACCTCAACAATACTTTCCCCAATGAAGAGGCATTG TCGTTTCCAGTGCGATCTCTGGGCTGGTTGGAGATGGCTGAGCAGGACCTGTCCGAGGGGAGAAGCAGTTTGGCCGTGCACCACTGTATCAGGCAGCTGTCGTACTGCAGGAGGGACATCCGGGACTCAGCCGGGGTCTGGGGAGAG GGTAAAGGGATGCTGCTGGTGCTCCAGGACCGCATGTTGACCCTGGTGGACCCTGACGATCACAGCCTGCTtcactctcagccaatcagcagcatCCGCGTGTGGGGCGTCGGTCGCGACCACGACAG GGACTTTGCCTACGTGGCGAGAGACAAGAACACGCGGGTGCTGAAGTGCCACGTGTTCCGATGTGATACTCCTGCCGCAGCCATCGCCACAAGTCTCCACGAAATCTGCTCCAAG ATTATGGCTGAAAGGAAAAGTGCCAAGGCTGCAGCGGGCAGCTCCTCCCAAACCAGCACTGATGTGCCCCtacaag AGTTTCCTTTGCCAAAGACCGAGTTGGTGCAGAAGTTCCATGTTCTGTATCTGGGAATGACATCTGTGTCTCGACCCATAG GTATGGACATCATCAACGGGGCCATCGAGGGCCTCCTGTCGTCCTCGGGCAAAGACGACTGGACTCCTGTCATACTGAGCATCGCTGACACCACTGTGGCTGTGATCAAAGAGAAG gaggaggacgaggaggtcGTGATGGAGTGTCGTGTCCGTTTCTTGTCCTTCATGGGTGTGGGGCGGGACGTGCATACGTTTGCCTTCATCATGGACACGGGGAGCCAGCACTTCCAGTGTCACATTTTTTGGTGCGACCCCAATGCAGGCTTTGTGTCCGAGGCCGTGCAGGCAGCATGTGTG ctgcgGTATCAGAAGTGTCTGGTGGCCCGGCCGCCCTCCCAACGCGCTGGCTCGTCCTCCTCGCCCTCCGCAGACTCCGTGTCCCGGCGGGTGACCACCAGCGTGAAACGCGGCGTCCAGTCTCTCATAGACACTCTGAAAACCAAGAAACAGCCATCAGAACTCCCCTAG
- the LOC133959221 gene encoding amyloid beta precursor protein binding family B member 2 isoform X2 yields MAERKSAKAAAGSSSQTSTDVPLQEFPLPKTELVQKFHVLYLGMTSVSRPIGMDIINGAIEGLLSSSGKDDWTPVILSIADTTVAVIKEKEEDEEVVMECRVRFLSFMGVGRDVHTFAFIMDTGSQHFQCHIFWCDPNAGFVSEAVQAACVLRYQKCLVARPPSQRAGSSSSPSADSVSRRVTTSVKRGVQSLIDTLKTKKQPSELP; encoded by the exons ATGGCTGAAAGGAAAAGTGCCAAGGCTGCAGCGGGCAGCTCCTCCCAAACCAGCACTGATGTGCCCCtacaag AGTTTCCTTTGCCAAAGACCGAGTTGGTGCAGAAGTTCCATGTTCTGTATCTGGGAATGACATCTGTGTCTCGACCCATAG GTATGGACATCATCAACGGGGCCATCGAGGGCCTCCTGTCGTCCTCGGGCAAAGACGACTGGACTCCTGTCATACTGAGCATCGCTGACACCACTGTGGCTGTGATCAAAGAGAAG gaggaggacgaggaggtcGTGATGGAGTGTCGTGTCCGTTTCTTGTCCTTCATGGGTGTGGGGCGGGACGTGCATACGTTTGCCTTCATCATGGACACGGGGAGCCAGCACTTCCAGTGTCACATTTTTTGGTGCGACCCCAATGCAGGCTTTGTGTCCGAGGCCGTGCAGGCAGCATGTGTG ctgcgGTATCAGAAGTGTCTGGTGGCCCGGCCGCCCTCCCAACGCGCTGGCTCGTCCTCCTCGCCCTCCGCAGACTCCGTGTCCCGGCGGGTGACCACCAGCGTGAAACGCGGCGTCCAGTCTCTCATAGACACTCTGAAAACCAAGAAACAGCCATCAGAACTCCCCTAG
- the dele1 gene encoding death ligand signal enhancer has translation MWRVQGLAGRVLHRCHGSSSLRLPQNHHVDDEVLNSSTVLATSRHSSDNSSQNEQDGERRKKQRTFQFGYTELPHYTVLDAVGWGAAAALFVQFCRRIHSKFSPGTEPSPAPGALTAPSSLNKCGYRILLEILSRRDVLPRGSNSLLCLEVVPERQSHDQAAAQSSSSSSSSSGDPRLHSSSDNLTDHSSTSDHQRAVLNHDSPVPDLEESHLSASHLRQNEASQDNTEAKDANEKDVLSDEERLAGAIQNLRQVGDSSVSVTLNIIGLESAKSENYDQAFTCFLAAAEQGYNKAQFNVAVCYEKGRGVSKDKEKALYYYRQAAAGGHTQAQYRYAKLLLTSRGHQGPEDLNTAVDLLEQAAGAGLTKAQLCLASVYCQEPVRDESKSIQYLQMAAENGDDTALLFLGQCYQSGFGVQQNLGAAMEFYKRAAQAGNKQAEALLTPPRERDITSEDAVLRSIRSAPVFSVADHLLQQPIAALATRVPPTTLPLLPHSWSTGSLCVPPLVSSTPLHYHPQSTEGGICQWTVGIG, from the exons TTCTGCATCGATGCCATGGCAGCAGCTCCCTGCGACTGCCGCAGAACCACCACGTGGACGATGAGGTCCTCAACAGCTCGACTGTCCTCGCAACCTCCCGACACTCCTCTGACAACAG ctctcagaacgagcaggatggagagaggaggaagaaacagaggaCCTTCCAGTTTGGCTACACTGAGCTTCCACATTACACTGTGCTGGATGCTGTGGGATGG GGTGCAGCAGCCGCTCTGTTTGTGCAGTTCTGCAGGAGGATCCACTCTAAGTTCTCTCCAGGCACAGAACCCAGTCCAGCGCCTGGAGCCCTGACAGCCCCCTCCTCGCTGAATAAGTGTGGCTACCGCATCCTTTTGGAGATCT TATCCCGGAGGGATGTCCTGCCCAGGGGGAGCAACAGTTTGTTGTGCCTGGAGGTGGtgccagagagacagagccacgaccaggctgcagctcagagcagcagcagcagcagcagcagttcaggTGACCCTAGActtcacagcagcagtgacaatCTGACTGATCACAGCTCCACCTCTGACCACCAGAGGGCAGTCCTCAACCACGATTCACCCGTACCTG atttaGAGGAATCACACCTTTCAGCATCCCATCTTCGGCAGAATGAAGCCAGTCAAGACAACACAGAGGCTAAAGATGCTAATGAGAAG GACGTGTTGTCTGACGAGGAGAGGCTGGCAGGAGCAATACAGAACCTCAGACAGGTTGGAGACAGCAGTGTCTCTGTCACCCTCAACATCATAG GTCTGGAAAGTGCCAAAAGTGAGAACTACGACCAAGCGTTTACCTGCTTTCTAGCTGCAGCTGAGCAGGGTTACAACAAAGCCCAGTTTAACGTCGCTGTGTGTTATGagaaaggaagaggagtcaGCAAGGACAAAGAGAAG gcTCTGTATTACTACAGGCAGGCAGCAGCCGGCGGTCACACTCAGGCTCAGTACCGCTATGCAAAGCTGCtcctgaccagcagggggcatcAGGGTCCAGAGGACTTAAACACAGCAGTTGACCTGCTGGAacaagctgctggagctggactCACTAAG GCTCAGCTCTGCCTCGCATCAGTCTACTGTCAGGAGCCAGTGAGAGACGAGAGCAAGTCTATCCAATACCTGCAGATGGCAGCAGAGAACGGG GATGACACCGCCCTGCTGTTCCTGGGTCAGTGTTACCAGAGCGGCTTCGGGGTGCAACAGAACCTGGGAGCAGCGATGGAATTCTACAAACGAGCCGCTCAGGCAGGCAACAAGCAGGCTGAGGCCTTACTGACACCTCCTAGAGAAAGAGACATAACAT ctGAAGATGCAGTGTTGCGCTCCATCCGTTCAGCTCCTGTCTTCTCTGTGGCCGATCATCTGCTCCAGCAGCCGATCGCCGCTCTGGCCACTCGTGTCCCTCCCACCACCCTTCCCCTGCTGCCTCACTCCTGGAGCACCGGGAGCCTGTGTGTTCCGCCGCTCGTGTCGTCCACACCTCTTCACTACCATCCCCAAAGCACAGAGGGAGGAATCTGCCAGTGGACTGTGGGGATTGGATAG